From the Tautonia marina genome, the window TGGAATCACCGGGGGGCCGCGGAGCCCTTCGAGAACTGGCTGACCTTATCCTCAGTTCGGAGTCTGTCCGGCAAGCATCGCCCCCATCAAGCTCGAGTTGACTCTTATTGGAGTTCGCTTTTCTCATGAACAAACAAGAGCCCGATTCTTTAAAGTTTTTTTTCTGTATTGGATCGGAGAAAAGCGGGACTTCAATCCTGGCACGGGTGCTGGATCAGCACGCTGAGATTGCTTGTCTTTACGAGAGCTACCTGCTCGAACCGTATCACCAGAGCTGTCTGATCAATCCAGCCGGCACGAGGTGGGAGAAACAAGGATTTAACCAGCGAGCAATTCAGGGGTGGTGGAATCAGCTTCGTAAGGGAATGTATCCTTCCCGTCGTCGTCGCCTTTTAAATCGCCTGGTCGGTAAGCGAGGGACTCCGGCCGCCGTCGTTCGTCGGGTCATGACCGAAGTGTTCAGCGATTTCGCCCTTCGCACGAACGCCCGAATTGTCGGGGACAAATGGCCATTCTACATTGACCATCTCGAGTTGATCCTCGAAGCATTTCCAGACGCGAAGTTTATTTACAATGTCCGAGATCCGCGTGGCCTGTGGTCCTCAGGACAGAAATTCAAGGATCGTGGACGCGGTGATCATGTGCTCCAGGGAATGCTCAAACGGGACGCAAAAATTCAACCATTTCTGACGCGTTCTAATTTCCTCACAGTGAGATACGAGGATCTCATTGCCTCG encodes:
- a CDS encoding sulfotransferase family protein, which produces MNKQEPDSLKFFFCIGSEKSGTSILARVLDQHAEIACLYESYLLEPYHQSCLINPAGTRWEKQGFNQRAIQGWWNQLRKGMYPSRRRRLLNRLVGKRGTPAAVVRRVMTEVFSDFALRTNARIVGDKWPFYIDHLELILEAFPDAKFIYNVRDPRGLWSSGQKFKDRGRGDHVLQGMLKRDAKIQPFLTRSNFLTVRYEDLIASPSETARKLWGFLGAEYKEEYLNYDPARDPYPQRWGWVPETVKPLNPESTEKWRTQMTPEQIARVNEISGDFIAHYHYDLTPGTGPVQPTGTEHNSSTR